In Agromyces archimandritae, one genomic interval encodes:
- a CDS encoding ornithine cyclodeaminase family protein, which translates to MTGPVFLDAERVARALAPDAAVDAVRAALADGLDPALDAARIQVPLASGEFLLMPSGSVTAAGVKVLTVAPANPAAGLPRIQGLYLLADAATLSPRAVLDGAALTTLRTPAVSFAAVRELLLAPLEVPSPVGGPEFEHSSGRWGLQRGADAGGRAQGAGAAASAPLDVVVFGAGPQAEAHLATLRAVLDGRRALGTVTRVARRPRRGAVVAGSAEASTALAAAGLIVCATTAREPLFDGSLVRADAVVIAVGSHEPDARELDAALMGRASVIVEDPATALREAGDVVLAVAEGFLDPASLIPMRDVVRGGARLPAGLPVVFKSTGMSWEDLAIAEAVANAAGA; encoded by the coding sequence ATGACCGGCCCCGTCTTCCTCGACGCCGAGCGCGTCGCCCGGGCGCTCGCGCCCGATGCCGCAGTGGATGCCGTGCGCGCCGCCCTCGCCGACGGACTCGACCCGGCGCTCGACGCCGCACGCATCCAGGTGCCGCTGGCCTCCGGGGAGTTCCTCCTCATGCCCTCCGGCTCAGTCACCGCCGCCGGCGTCAAGGTGCTCACGGTTGCCCCCGCGAACCCCGCCGCCGGGCTCCCGCGCATCCAGGGCCTCTACCTGCTCGCCGACGCCGCCACGCTCAGCCCGCGCGCCGTGCTCGACGGCGCCGCCCTGACGACGCTCCGCACCCCCGCCGTCTCCTTCGCCGCCGTCCGCGAGCTCCTGCTCGCCCCATTGGAGGTCCCATCTCCCGTCGGAGGTCCCGAATTCGAGCACTCCAGCGGGAGATGGGGCCTCCAACGGGGTGCGGATGCCGGAGGGCGGGCGCAGGGCGCGGGCGCCGCGGCATCCGCTCCGCTCGACGTCGTCGTCTTCGGCGCCGGACCGCAGGCCGAGGCGCACCTCGCGACCCTCCGCGCCGTGCTCGACGGGCGCCGCGCGCTCGGAACCGTCACCCGCGTCGCACGCCGACCGCGGCGCGGCGCCGTGGTCGCAGGCAGCGCCGAGGCATCCACCGCGCTCGCCGCAGCCGGCCTCATCGTGTGCGCGACGACCGCGCGCGAACCGCTCTTCGACGGTTCCCTCGTGCGCGCCGATGCGGTCGTCATCGCCGTCGGCTCCCACGAACCCGACGCCCGCGAGCTCGACGCGGCACTCATGGGCCGTGCCTCCGTCATCGTCGAGGACCCGGCGACCGCCCTCCGCGAAGCCGGCGACGTGGTGCTCGCCGTCGCCGAGGGATTCCTCGACCCCGCGTCACTCATCCCGATGCGCGACGTCGTGCGCGGCGGCGCGCGCCTGCCCGCCGGCCTGCCCGTCGTCTTCAAGAGCACCGGCATGTCGTGGGAGGACCTCGCCATCGCCGAAGCCGTCGCGAACGCGGCCGGCGCCTGA
- a CDS encoding ketopantoate reductase family protein has product MPAPESQPQPVFAVVGPGAVGGLLAALLRRAGADVVVVAREASARRIAERGLTITSGRYGEWISDVPAVTEVPAGAHVILAVKAYALGEVIPQLAAAHPAEVLTLLNGVDHLPALAGALPGTDVIGAAITIEAARTEPTVLEHRSSFARVTVPERAAGSPIATALADAGVAVTAAGTDAEVLWTKLRFLATFALLTSRTETGIGEALAADPGLADALIEEIAAVASAEGVPTDAGELRASVHGMPAGMRSSLQHDFAAGGPTELDAIGGAVARAARAHGIRTPALDATLAELAAR; this is encoded by the coding sequence ATGCCCGCCCCCGAATCCCAGCCCCAGCCCGTGTTCGCCGTCGTCGGCCCGGGGGCCGTGGGCGGCCTTCTCGCGGCCCTACTCCGCCGTGCCGGTGCCGATGTCGTGGTCGTCGCACGCGAGGCGTCCGCGCGGCGCATCGCCGAGCGCGGGCTCACGATCACGAGCGGCCGCTACGGCGAGTGGATCTCCGACGTCCCCGCCGTCACCGAGGTGCCGGCGGGCGCGCATGTGATCCTCGCGGTCAAGGCGTATGCCCTGGGCGAGGTGATCCCGCAGCTGGCCGCCGCGCACCCGGCCGAGGTCCTCACGCTGCTGAACGGCGTCGACCACCTGCCGGCCCTCGCCGGGGCGCTGCCCGGCACCGACGTCATCGGGGCCGCGATCACGATCGAGGCGGCCCGCACCGAGCCGACGGTGCTCGAGCACCGCAGCTCCTTCGCGCGCGTCACGGTACCCGAGCGGGCGGCGGGTTCGCCGATCGCGACGGCGCTCGCAGACGCCGGGGTCGCCGTGACCGCGGCCGGCACCGACGCCGAGGTGCTGTGGACGAAGCTCCGCTTCCTCGCGACCTTCGCCCTGCTGACCTCGCGCACCGAGACGGGCATCGGCGAGGCCCTCGCGGCCGACCCGGGACTCGCGGATGCGCTGATCGAAGAGATCGCCGCCGTCGCGAGCGCCGAGGGGGTGCCGACGGATGCCGGTGAGCTCCGCGCCTCCGTCCACGGCATGCCCGCCGGCATGCGCTCCTCCCTGCAGCACGACTTCGCCGCCGGCGGCCCCACGGAGCTCGACGCGATCGGCGGCGCCGTCGCCCGGGCCGCGCGCGCCCACGGCATCCGCACCCCCGCCCTCGACGCGACCCTCGCCGAGCTCGCGGCGCGCTGA
- a CDS encoding helix-turn-helix domain-containing protein → MSDVLSRDADALHRALDTSGDEVELSLSRETAEWLARIVDARANGQEVVLTRGGGEVTPAEAAALLGISRPQVRKLMDEGALRFRKVGTHHRVTLESLQVYRDAQRAHRRVAMEELSRLQNELGLLE, encoded by the coding sequence ATGAGCGACGTACTTTCGCGCGACGCCGACGCCCTGCATCGCGCGCTCGATACCTCGGGCGACGAAGTCGAACTCAGCCTGTCCCGCGAGACCGCCGAATGGTTGGCCCGCATCGTGGATGCCCGCGCCAACGGCCAGGAGGTCGTGCTCACCCGCGGCGGGGGTGAGGTCACACCCGCCGAAGCCGCGGCCCTGCTCGGCATTTCACGACCGCAGGTGCGCAAGCTCATGGACGAGGGGGCCCTGCGGTTCCGAAAGGTCGGCACTCACCATCGGGTCACGCTCGAGTCGCTCCAGGTGTACCGCGACGCACAGCGCGCTCACCGCCGCGTGGCCATGGAAGAACTTTCCCGACTGCAGAACGAACTGGGCCTGCTGGAGTGA
- a CDS encoding Ku protein yields the protein MRAIWKGALTFGLVNVPVKLFSATEDHDVALHQVHAADGGRIRYERKCEIDGKTVEYKDIAKAYDDGEQTVILTDADLKELPVERSREIEVVEFVPNEQIDPILFDRAYYLAPDSKSTKAYALLRETLESTDRTAIVRISLRQRTRLAALRVRGEVLMVQTLLWGDEVRAAEFPELDETPKITKKELDLSNQLVESLVSDFEPDDFVDEYQQELRTLIDAKLEQGDAIDTAATFGEQPEEEGAEVIDLMDALKQSIASNRGAKSTSGGSKPKSKSRKGA from the coding sequence ATGAGAGCCATCTGGAAAGGGGCGCTCACATTCGGACTCGTGAATGTGCCCGTCAAGCTCTTCAGCGCCACGGAGGACCACGACGTGGCCCTGCATCAGGTGCACGCCGCCGACGGCGGCCGCATCCGCTACGAACGCAAGTGCGAGATCGACGGCAAGACGGTCGAGTACAAGGACATCGCCAAGGCGTACGACGACGGCGAGCAGACCGTCATCCTCACCGACGCCGATCTGAAGGAGCTGCCCGTCGAACGCAGCCGCGAGATCGAGGTCGTCGAGTTCGTGCCGAACGAGCAGATCGACCCGATCCTCTTCGACCGCGCCTACTATCTCGCCCCGGATTCGAAGTCGACGAAGGCGTACGCGCTGCTGCGCGAGACCCTCGAGTCCACCGACCGCACCGCGATCGTGCGCATCTCGCTGCGGCAGCGCACGAGGCTCGCCGCCCTGCGGGTGCGCGGCGAGGTGCTGATGGTGCAGACGCTCTTGTGGGGCGACGAGGTGCGTGCGGCCGAGTTCCCGGAACTCGACGAGACGCCGAAGATCACGAAGAAGGAGCTGGACCTGTCGAATCAGCTCGTCGAGAGCCTCGTGAGCGATTTCGAACCCGACGATTTCGTCGACGAATACCAGCAGGAGCTGCGCACCCTCATCGACGCCAAGCTCGAGCAGGGCGACGCGATCGACACGGCGGCGACGTTCGGGGAGCAGCCCGAGGAGGAGGGCGCCGAGGTCATCGACCTGATGGATGCCCTGAAGCAGTCGATCGCGTCGAACCGCGGTGCGAAGAGCACGTCGGGCGGGTCGAAGCCGAAGTCGAAATCGCGCAAGGGCGCCTGA
- a CDS encoding PIN domain-containing protein, with protein MRGQGDHGDHRGDHADRDHRERNRQQGALQFRMVVPFRFSRPAAAVRATWINSSPPPTTKTKDLERRPRADPSNAMRPEPDLVVGWLNAQAADTLYISSVTLAELLFGIGALPAGARKERLAHALDGLLALFPGRVLAFDQESARRYAIMAVAARAAGTPLPTADGYIAAVATRNARDLAATGVELIDPWQEDAAADGEP; from the coding sequence GTGCGCGGTCAGGGCGACCACGGCGACCATCGCGGCGACCACGCCGATCGCGATCATCGGGAACGGAACCGGCAGCAGGGCGCGCTGCAGTTCCGAATGGTCGTTCCTTTCCGCTTCAGCCGCCCGGCCGCGGCGGTCCGCGCCACCTGGATCAACAGCAGCCCGCCGCCGACCACCAAGACGAAAGATCTTGAGCGCCGCCCTCGTGCCGACCCGTCGAATGCGATGCGGCCCGAACCCGACCTGGTCGTAGGCTGGCTCAATGCGCAAGCGGCCGACACTCTGTACATCTCGAGCGTGACCCTCGCCGAACTGCTCTTCGGCATCGGCGCCCTTCCGGCAGGCGCCAGGAAGGAGCGTCTGGCACACGCACTCGACGGGCTGCTCGCCCTCTTCCCCGGACGCGTGCTCGCCTTCGATCAGGAGTCCGCACGGCGATACGCGATCATGGCCGTTGCCGCTCGCGCTGCCGGCACCCCGCTTCCGACCGCCGACGGATACATCGCCGCCGTCGCCACCCGGAACGCCCGGGACCTCGCAGCCACCGGCGTCGAACTGATCGACCCCTGGCAGGAGGACGCCGCCGCAGACGGCGAGCCTTGA
- a CDS encoding LCP family protein: protein MLGVVLVSGSAVGAYAAWDLANTIKPGVKLGNEEQLANVPDIGAIDGGVNVLLIGNDSREGQGEGFGDPDEETAVLNDVTMLFHIAQDHSHASVISFPRDMVVDVPECVDPEDPGGDPLWELYDVKINSVLSWGGMPCVARTVEELTGTSIQFAGSVQFLGVAALSEAIGGVEVCVAEPIEDEHTDLYLPAGMNELKGLPALQFLRTRHGVGDGSDLGRISNQQVFLSALARKVQNDGTLSDPSKLYGIAKAALQNMELSEGLLDPTTMISIALALKDVDLSKIQFIQYPTVGNGSGGQAPTESAEVVNLALQQDKPVVFDAEAQQDVSFGSTVTPAPPAEGEAPVEEAPVEEEAPAEAGAADPAVPTPTEEALPSDVYGQTAAEERCSAGRTLEDQ, encoded by the coding sequence ATGCTCGGCGTCGTCCTGGTGTCCGGATCGGCGGTCGGCGCATACGCCGCGTGGGATCTCGCCAACACCATCAAGCCCGGTGTCAAGCTCGGCAACGAGGAGCAGCTCGCGAACGTCCCCGACATCGGCGCGATCGACGGCGGCGTGAACGTCCTCCTCATCGGCAACGACAGCCGCGAGGGGCAGGGCGAAGGCTTCGGCGACCCGGACGAAGAGACCGCCGTGCTGAACGACGTCACGATGCTCTTCCACATCGCGCAGGACCACAGCCACGCCTCGGTCATCAGCTTCCCGCGCGACATGGTCGTCGACGTGCCCGAGTGCGTCGACCCCGAAGACCCGGGCGGCGATCCGCTCTGGGAGCTGTACGACGTCAAGATCAACTCGGTGCTGTCGTGGGGCGGGATGCCGTGCGTCGCCCGCACCGTCGAAGAGCTCACCGGCACGTCGATCCAGTTCGCCGGAAGCGTGCAGTTCCTGGGCGTCGCGGCGCTCTCCGAGGCCATCGGCGGCGTCGAGGTCTGCGTCGCCGAGCCCATCGAGGATGAGCACACCGACCTCTACCTGCCGGCGGGCATGAACGAGCTGAAGGGCCTGCCGGCGCTGCAGTTCCTGCGGACCAGGCACGGCGTCGGCGACGGCAGCGACCTCGGCCGCATCTCGAACCAGCAGGTGTTCCTCTCCGCCCTCGCCCGCAAGGTGCAGAACGACGGCACGCTCTCCGACCCGAGCAAGCTGTACGGCATCGCGAAGGCGGCCCTGCAGAACATGGAGCTCTCGGAGGGCCTGCTCGACCCGACGACGATGATCTCGATCGCGCTCGCGCTGAAGGACGTGGACCTCTCGAAGATCCAGTTCATCCAGTACCCGACCGTCGGCAACGGCTCGGGCGGGCAGGCGCCCACCGAGTCCGCCGAGGTCGTGAACCTCGCACTGCAGCAGGACAAGCCGGTCGTCTTCGACGCCGAGGCGCAGCAGGACGTCAGCTTCGGTTCGACCGTGACCCCGGCCCCGCCCGCCGAGGGCGAGGCCCCGGTCGAGGAGGCCCCGGTCGAAGAAGAGGCACCCGCCGAAGCGGGCGCCGCCGACCCCGCCGTGCCGACCCCGACGGAAGAGGCGCTGCCGAGCGACGTGTACGGTCAGACGGCCGCCGAGGAGCGCTGCTCCGCCGGCCGCACGCTCGAAGACCAGTAG
- a CDS encoding LCP family protein, translating into MRHGRLPGRGGFAAAVRVTASIAAVAVVSVGAVGAYAAIDLFAGVGPGLELGSEHLLDDVPDIGAMEGGLNFLLVGSDKRPEDGSFGDADVDSGVLNDVTMLLHISQDHSHVEVVSFPRDMYVDVPECPDPREDGEMLDEQWGVLLNSVFSHGGFGCVARTIEELTGVQIPVGGIVEFEGVAALAEAVGGVEVCVSEPIDDPDANLVLAAGMQKISGYEALGFLRTRHGVADGSDLGRIANQQSFLASLMRTLKSDGTLGDPVKLYSIAKAVTKNMQLSERLRDPGTLIPIALALADTDLSKIAFIQYPTVYAYDGVHVEPAESAEEVNAALVADRPVLLDPDALSNASFGTVDPTRPTTDPPDGSSDASGEPGGDASNASDGSGASDGSDASDGSTADEGDGDAPAGVETPEPTVSLPSDVTGQDATQLRCTAASTGW; encoded by the coding sequence GTGCGGCACGGAAGACTGCCCGGTCGCGGCGGGTTCGCCGCAGCGGTGCGCGTGACGGCATCCATCGCGGCCGTCGCCGTCGTCAGCGTCGGAGCCGTCGGCGCCTATGCGGCGATCGACCTCTTCGCCGGCGTCGGGCCCGGCCTCGAGCTCGGAAGCGAGCATCTGCTCGACGACGTGCCCGACATCGGAGCGATGGAGGGCGGCCTGAATTTCCTGCTCGTCGGCAGCGACAAGCGGCCCGAAGACGGCTCGTTCGGCGACGCCGACGTCGACTCGGGCGTGCTGAACGACGTCACCATGCTGCTGCACATCTCGCAGGACCATTCGCATGTCGAGGTCGTGAGCTTTCCGCGCGACATGTACGTCGACGTACCCGAATGCCCCGACCCGCGCGAAGACGGCGAGATGCTCGACGAGCAGTGGGGAGTGCTGCTGAACAGCGTGTTCAGCCACGGCGGTTTCGGCTGCGTGGCGCGCACGATCGAAGAGCTCACGGGGGTGCAGATCCCCGTCGGCGGCATCGTGGAGTTCGAGGGGGTCGCGGCCCTGGCCGAGGCCGTCGGCGGCGTCGAGGTGTGTGTGAGCGAGCCGATCGACGACCCCGACGCGAACCTCGTGCTCGCGGCGGGCATGCAGAAGATCAGCGGATACGAGGCGCTCGGCTTCCTGCGGACGAGGCACGGCGTCGCCGACGGCAGCGACCTCGGGCGGATCGCGAACCAGCAGTCCTTCCTCGCCTCCCTCATGCGCACCCTGAAGAGCGACGGCACGCTCGGCGACCCCGTCAAGCTGTACTCGATCGCGAAGGCCGTGACGAAGAACATGCAGCTCTCGGAGCGGCTGCGCGACCCCGGCACCCTCATCCCGATCGCCCTCGCGCTCGCCGACACCGACCTGTCGAAAATCGCGTTCATCCAGTACCCGACGGTCTACGCGTACGACGGCGTGCACGTCGAACCGGCCGAATCGGCGGAGGAAGTGAACGCCGCGCTCGTCGCCGACCGGCCGGTGCTGCTCGATCCGGATGCTCTGTCGAACGCCTCGTTCGGAACGGTGGATCCGACCCGGCCGACGACGGACCCGCCGGACGGGTCGTCGGACGCCTCCGGGGAACCCGGCGGCGACGCGTCGAATGCGTCCGACGGCTCGGGGGCCTCCGACGGCTCGGATGCCTCGGACGGCTCGACCGCGGATGAGGGCGACGGCGACGCGCCCGCCGGCGTCGAGACGCCCGAGCCGACCGTCTCGCTGCCCTCCGACGTGACGGGGCAGGACGCGACGCAGCTGCGCTGCACCGCCGCGAGTACCGGCTGGTGA
- a CDS encoding PIN domain-containing protein, whose product MTSFHREPERAPIRVVLADANVLYSRVLRDYLLYAADAELISIRWSAAILAEVIEHLTKNLSGFDAASGRRLIAAMSSAFPGAEVASDEASRRAVAAIPLPDEDDRHVLEAAIAAEADIICTDNTKDFPPTELAAIGIEALTADALLSLLIEEFPGEMTSVHATVVSRLTGATDASMLAKLRRAGAVSGARLLSELVQ is encoded by the coding sequence GTGACCTCATTCCACCGCGAACCCGAACGCGCCCCGATCCGAGTCGTCCTCGCGGATGCCAACGTGCTGTATTCCCGCGTCCTCCGCGACTATCTGCTCTACGCGGCTGATGCGGAGCTCATCAGCATTCGATGGAGCGCGGCGATCCTCGCGGAAGTCATCGAGCATCTCACGAAGAACCTCTCCGGGTTCGACGCCGCATCCGGTCGGCGCCTCATCGCCGCCATGTCTTCGGCGTTCCCCGGCGCCGAAGTCGCGAGCGACGAGGCCTCTCGCCGGGCCGTCGCGGCGATCCCGCTCCCCGACGAGGATGATCGGCACGTCCTCGAGGCTGCTATCGCCGCCGAAGCCGACATCATCTGCACCGACAACACCAAGGACTTCCCGCCAACCGAGCTCGCAGCGATCGGCATCGAAGCGCTGACCGCTGACGCACTGCTCTCGCTCCTCATCGAGGAGTTCCCGGGCGAGATGACCTCCGTCCATGCCACGGTCGTATCCCGGCTGACCGGGGCGACCGACGCATCCATGCTCGCCAAGCTACGACGCGCCGGGGCCGTCAGTGGCGCTCGTCTCTTGAGCGAGCTCGTTCAATAG
- a CDS encoding proline racemase family protein, with protein MDVEAVRTEDYHTGGEPFRIVAEPPVPLPGATVAERRQAAIADAAAQRLRRILCFEPRGHADMYGGFITPPDDAGAHFGVLFWHKDGFSTACGHGTIALGAWAVETGRVPADPSGVTEVVIDVPSGRVTARVHHEGRLVTAVDFVNVPSYVIATDVPVETSRGPLLVDIAYGGAIYAQLDAATAGLAIEPARADEIIALGREMKLALNDSEHARHSGDERLSGVYGTILFERSGAESADASGADAPAHGDVSGADAGARGTGADGAPARGAGEPTASRRLRQRNATVFADGELDRSPCGSGTCARIATLAHRGELGDGDVLEHGSIVGSEFTARIAARTRIHSRDAVVPVVTGMAYRTGTSEFTVDPRDPLTPGFVLR; from the coding sequence ATGGACGTCGAAGCGGTGCGCACGGAGGACTACCACACGGGCGGCGAGCCGTTCCGGATCGTCGCGGAACCGCCCGTGCCGCTGCCCGGGGCGACGGTCGCCGAGCGGCGACAGGCGGCGATCGCGGATGCCGCGGCGCAGCGCCTGCGGCGGATCCTGTGCTTCGAACCGCGCGGCCACGCCGACATGTACGGCGGATTCATCACCCCGCCCGACGACGCCGGCGCGCACTTCGGCGTGCTGTTCTGGCACAAGGACGGCTTCTCGACGGCGTGCGGGCACGGCACGATCGCGCTCGGCGCGTGGGCCGTGGAGACCGGCCGCGTGCCGGCCGACCCCTCGGGGGTGACCGAGGTCGTCATCGACGTTCCATCGGGGCGGGTGACGGCGCGCGTGCACCACGAAGGCCGGCTCGTCACGGCCGTCGACTTCGTGAACGTGCCGAGCTACGTCATCGCGACGGACGTGCCGGTCGAGACCTCGCGCGGACCGCTCCTCGTCGACATCGCCTACGGCGGAGCGATCTACGCCCAGCTCGATGCGGCGACCGCCGGGCTTGCGATCGAGCCCGCCCGCGCCGACGAGATCATCGCCCTCGGCCGCGAGATGAAATTGGCCCTGAACGACTCCGAGCATGCCCGCCACTCGGGTGACGAGCGGCTGAGCGGGGTGTACGGCACGATCCTGTTCGAGCGGTCGGGCGCCGAGAGCGCCGATGCGTCGGGTGCGGATGCCCCGGCGCACGGTGACGTGTCGGGCGCGGATGCCGGTGCTCGCGGTACGGGCGCAGACGGCGCCCCGGCGCGCGGTGCGGGCGAACCCACGGCATCCCGCCGCCTGCGGCAGCGGAACGCGACCGTGTTCGCTGACGGCGAACTCGACCGATCGCCGTGCGGATCCGGCACCTGCGCGCGCATCGCGACCCTCGCCCACCGCGGCGAACTGGGCGACGGCGACGTGCTCGAGCACGGCTCGATCGTCGGCTCGGAGTTCACCGCTCGCATCGCGGCGCGCACCCGCATCCACTCCCGCGACGCCGTCGTGCCCGTCGTCACCGGCATGGCCTACCGCACCGGCACGAGCGAGTTCACCGTCGACCCGCGCGACCCGCTGACGCCCGGATTCGTGCTGCGATGA